ATGAAGTTTAGTCTGGCCATTGCCCTCTCCCATCATGCCGATCTGCTTATCATGGACGAACCGACGGCAGGACTCGATCCTATCTTCCGGCGTGAGCTTTTGGATTTGCTTTCAAACCTTATTCAGGATGAGAGTAAGACCGTATTATTTTCCACTCACATTACCGCAGACCTGGACAGGATAGCTGATTATATTACGTTTATTCATCAGGGAAATTTAGTTTTTAGTGAAGAGAGGAACATTATTGAAGAAAATTATGCCCTCATTAAAGGGCCTGCCCATCTGCTTGATCGGGATGTAGTAATCGGGGTTGCCATGAGCAGTCTTGGAATGCTGGGAGAATTCATTGTTTCGCTTCTGAGTGAAGAAAGCCATGTTTTTAAGATCAGCCCTTCGCTTCTTTTGACCAAAAGAAGCGTCAGATTTTAAACGAATCAGCAGGTTATTCAGCTTGGACACTGCCGACCCTTTTATTTGCTCTCCTCGTTTAAGGTTTGTCTTGTACCATTTCTATACGTATCTTCGCAAAACAAGATGTTTCATGAATAAACACAAAATAACGGCACCGTGCCATTCTTGTTAAAACAGGATGGATACGGTGCCGCTTTGTTTTACAGGAGCCGGTCCGGTTTTATTTAGGTCCCAAAGTATTCTTTCTTTAATTCGCTTAATTCGGTAAGAGCCTGCCTTGCATAGGCATCCTGCTTTCCTTCCAGTTTTGTAATTTCTTTATTCAGAGCAGCTTCGAGTGACTCTTCATAGTCCGGAATATCGCCATCAAAGGGTTGGATAACCTGAGGAGGTACAGCCGCTATTTCTTGATAAGCCAAAGCTTTTCTTTGATGGAACATGGAAACATCCACCTGGCCCGGATAGTGAATATCTCCCTGGGCAGGATGCTTCAAAACAGCAAGCACCCGAACCGGAAGTTTTGTCAGTCCCGGCTGATCCGCAATTTCTCCAATATATTTACCGCTCTTATAGAAAAAGACGACCCGATCACCTATTGAGAATGACATTTTTATTCCTCCTCCAATTTTTGCGATAGCAAAAATACTTCGTAAGCACCAGCTTTATTTTTTGTTTAAAATGGTTCGTTATCCTGTGCTCTGCTGTTCTTTCCATTTTTTAAATTCCCGGAATAACAAATCCACTGATTCCATTCTTGTTATTCTATGGCCTGTTTTGTTCCGGCTGTAAAAAACAAGGCAAGGAATAGTTTCAATATGCCAATCCTGGCATAAATCAGGTGCAAGCAATACATCACATTTGAAGACAGGGAGCGAGGCCGATGTTTGAATCACGATATTTAGCATTTGGGAAGCCAATGAGCAGGTACCGCATAAAGGTGAATACAGATATAACACAAAGGGGCCTTCCGTCTCTTGAAGCAACCGGGGAATATCCTCCGCTCTTACCTCTATCATTCCTGCCATAAGATCCTACCTCAGCCTTACATCAGCGGGGCAGCTGACCTTTCCAATCCGTGAACCATTCCAGAGAAAGGCACGTATAGGAAAGAACCGCGGACACGTCTTCGATATTGGACTCATCAATTTTACGGTTAAACTCAAGGGTCACCAGAATGTTATACCCCTTATTCCCCCCATGCAGATAGGAAACCCGTTGAGAAATTTGCGGACGGTTTTCCCACAAATGTTTCAACCGATTCTCTATGATAGGGCAAGCGATTTCCGGTTCGGGCACGTCCAATTCAAAAGTCACGTGAAGTTCGCAGCCCGGCGTTACTCCATCACGTTCCAACAGTTCGGCAGCCAGATCAGCAATGGGGGCATGGAGGGTAAGTCCTGCCAAGGGAGCACCTTCTTCCGCTCCGGCTTGTTGGAAGTAAATAGAATAAGTGCGGGACATAACGGCTATATCAATCACATCTTTGCGGTCTGCGATCTGAATCTGCCCCTTAAGGTCATATTCATATACCGCTCCTTCCAGCACGACTTTCAAGTTGTCGTAAATGGTAGGGTCAAACATGCCTGCTGTCTCCTTTCTGCCTTGGAAGAGGTACCAGAATATATCCCGTACCTCTCATGTTTTCCTTTATCTTTTGATGGTTTTATTCAGCATAAAGCTGCTGACGAAGCTGCTTGATTTCCTCATTATCCAGGTATTCATCATAAGACATCATCCGGTCAATCATTCCATTCGGAGTAATTTCAATAATCCGGTTGGCAATGGTCTGAATAAATTGATGGTCATGAGAAACGAATAGCAGGGTCCCGTCAAAGTCTACCAAACCGTTATTCAATGCAGTGATGGATTCCAGGTCCAAATGGTTGGTGGGTTCATCCATTACCAATACATTTGCAGCTTCCAGCATCATTTTAGCCAGCATACAGCGAACTTTTTCTCCCCCCGAAAGAACACTGGCTTTTTTAAGCGCTTCTTCACCTGAAAACAGCATGCGTCCAAGAAATCCGCGGAGGAAAGTCTCATCCTGATCCTTGGAATATTGCCGGAGCCATCCTACCAGATTTAAATCGACTCCTTCAAAATAAGCAGAGTTATCTTTTGGAAAATAGGCTTGTGAAGTAGTTACTCCCCATGTGTAAGTGCCTTCATCCGCTTCCTGTTCACCCATTACAATATCGAAAAGAGTCGATTTGGCATGTCCGTAAGGACCAACAAAAGCGATCTTGTCCCCTTTATTGACGGTAAAACTGATATTGTTCAGCACTTTTTCACCTTCAATGGTTTTGCTGATGCTCTCCACAGCCAGCAACTGTTTCCCGGCTTCACGTTCAGGCTTGAAATTAATGTAAGGGTACTTCCGGTTGGACGGCCTAATATCTTCTAATGTAAGCTTCTCCAGCTGCTTCTTACGGGAAGTCGCCTGCTTGGATTTGGAAGCATTAGCACTAAAACGCGCAATGAAGGTTTCCAATTCCTTCCGCTTCTCTTCTGTTTTTTTGTTTTGCTCTCTCGCCAGTTTAAGGGCCAGCTGACTGGATTCGTACCAGAAATCATAGTTGCCAACGTAAAGCTGTATTTTTCCAAAGTCAATATCAGCAATATGTGTGCAAACCTGGTTCAGGAAGTGACGATCGTGAGATACCACAATCACAGTGCCTTCAAATTTGGCCAGGAAGTTCTCCAGCCATCGGATTGATTCAATATCCAAATGGTTCGTAGGCTCGTCAAGCAGAAGAATGTTCGGTGTTCCAAACAAAGCCTGGGCCAATAGTACACGCACTTTTTCGTTACCGCTCAAATCTTTCATTTTCTGTTCGTGAAGCTCTTTAGGAATGCCAAGCCCGATTAACAATTCTGCGGCATCAGACTCCGCCTGCCAGCCATCCAACTCGGCAAATTCCCCCTCCAACTCGCCGGCACGGATTCCGTCCTCCTCAGAGAAATCCGGTTTGCTATAGAGAACGTCTTTTTCTACCATGATTTCGTACAGGCGCGTATGGCCCATTATAACAGTTTTCAATACTTCACATTCATCGAATTCAAAATGATTCTGCCTGAGTACGGCCAGACGTTCACCGGGAGCAATACTCACTTCACCTTTATTAGGTTCAATTTCGCCGGATAAGATTTTGAGAAATGTGGATTTACCCGCTCCATTTGCTCCAATCAAACCATAGCAGTTGCCGGGCGTGAATTTAATGTTCACGTCTTCAAATAAAGCCCGCTTTCCGTATCTTAAAGTTACACCCGTTACTGTAATCATTGTACGCATCCATACCCTTTCTATATTCATTCAACGTTTATTGCGCTCGATTTCTTCCACCAGTTCGGACAAATACGTCCACCTTTCAAGTGCTGTCTCCAACTCCGAAGCCACCTCCTGCTGCTCTTCAAACAGCTGCTGTACCTTGGCAAAATCACTTCCGGCCGCTTCAATTTCACTTTTCAGCTTGTCGGCCCGTTCCTCCAGCTCCGTAATGCGCTCTTCAATACTGTCCCATTCTTTCTGCTCATTGTAAGACAACTTCTTTGGTTTGGATTTTTCAGAAACCGGTTTGCCTGCCGGAGCTTCTTTGGAAGATTTTGACCCCTGGATTAATAGAGCATCTTGCATTTTTTTATGTTCCATATAATCGGAATAAGTGCCGTAGAAGTGGTTTACTTCCCCATTTCCCTCCAAGGCAAACAGATGATTTGCCGTACGGTCCAGGAAATAACGGTCGTGCGAGACCGTGATCACAGCTCCCGGAAAATGCTCCAGATAATCTTCCAGAATAGCCAGCGTCTGAATGTCCAGGTCATTCGTCGGTTCATCAAGCAATAATACGTTCGGCTCTCCCATCAAAGTACGCAGCAGGTATAAACGGCGTTTTTCTCCTCCGGAAAGCTTGCCGATCGGAGTCCACTGTAGATGTCCGGGAAACAGAAATCTCTCCAGCATTTGGGCAGCTGTTACCGTACTTCCATCAGTCGTGCGGATAACTTCCGCCGCTTCTTTAATGTAATCAATTACGCGCTGTGTATCATCCATTTCGGCAATTTCCTGCCGATAATAGGCTATCTTTACCGTTTGTCCTACTTCTATGGAACCATTATCCGGCCCAATCTCCCCGGCCAACATATTGAGAAGGGTTGATTTGCCTGCACCATTACGGCCAATAATCCCAATGCGGTCTCCCCTTACAACAGCATAATTCAAGCCTTCAAATAGCGTTTTCCCGTTTATAGCTTTGCTTACATCATGAAGCTCAATAATCATTCTACCAAGCCTGCTGCCTGCCAGGGCCATGTCCAGCTTATCGGTTGGTCCCTGCGTCTTCTGGTCCCGCAAAGTTTCGGCACGTTCCACACGGGCTTTTTGTTTTGTAGTCCGTGCTTTCGCCCCCCGGCGCAGCCAGGTCAGTTCCCGGCGGAGGAGATTTTGCCGCTTCAGTTCGCTGGCCGCTTCCCTCTCCAGCCGTTCCGCTTTCTTCTCCAGAAACACCTCATAATTGCCATCGTAACTGTATATCTGTCCGTGATCCAGCTCAAAAATCTTGTTCGTTACCCTGTCCAGAAAATATCGGTCATGTGTAACCAGCAGCAAAGCGCCCTTCCACTTGCCGAGATACTCTTCCAGCCACAAGGCCGTTTCATTATCAATGTGGTTCGTCGGCTCATCAAGGATCAGCAGATCAGCGGGCTGAATGAGAACTCGGGCCATGGCCACTCGTTTACGCTGACCGCCGGACAGCTTGGCTACGGGTTTAGTGAAATCGGTAATGCCAAGTTTGGTCAATACCGTCTTCGCCACCGTACCGGCCTCCCATGCACCGACCACGTCCATTTGCTGCTGGACCCGGAACAGGCGGGCCTGATTGCTTTCATCGCTTGGGTCCGCTTCCAGTTCCGAGAGCGCCTGCTCATATTCCCTCAGCGTCTGCATAATAGGTGAATTACAGTAAAACACCTGCTCCAGCACCGTGGAAGTCTCGTCAAACTCAGGCTGCTGGGGTAAATAATCCACCCGGAAATCTCCCGCGTGATTCAGCTTTCCCGCATCAGCCGTTTCAAGGCCGGCCAGCAGTTTAAGCAGTGTGGACTTCCCGGTACCGTTCACGCCGATGAGTCCGATCCGTTCCTTTTCATTGATCACAAAGAATATATCTTTGAACAGCACTTTTTCGCCGTATGTTTTCGTGATATGTTCTGCAGTTAACAGACTCATGGTTGTTTTCTCCTTCACATGGCGGTCCGGCCGCTTAAGCCGGATCGGTTAAGTAAGCAGCCAGCAATATGGCGGTGTTCACTACAGCCTCTTTATGCGTGCGCTCCATGCCGTGAGAGGCGTGAACCCCCGGTCCAATCAGAGCCGCCCGTATATTCTGGCCTCCCCTCAAAGCCGCGGAAGCGTCCGAGTTGTAATGCGGGTAAATATCAACGGCAAATCGGATACCGAGCCCTTCCGCAAGTTCTATCATCTTGGAAGTCATATGATAGTCATAAGGTCCGGATGAGTCTTTGGCGCAGATCGAAACATCCTGTTCCGTACAGTTTAAATCATCCCCCACGGCTCCCATGTCCACAGCGATTAGTTCATTGACATCTGAAGGCAGGTAAGAAGCACCATGACCGACTTCCTCATACGTAGTTATAATAACTTTAACGGTGTAAGCTGGCTTGATATCTTGCCGCTTAAACAGCTCCAGCAGTCCAAAAATTGCAGCCATACTGGCTTTATCATCCAGATGGCGGGATTTGATAAAGCCGTTCTCCCTGATCACCACACGCGGGTCAAAAGAGATAAAGTCCCCGGTACGAATGCCCAGGGTTTCTACATCTTCCTTGGAATGAACAAGTTCATCCAGCCGGACTTCCATGTTTTTCTCAACCCGTTCCAGTTCCCTGGATTTTGGAAACACGTGCACTGAAGGTTCTATAGTCAAAATTGTACCCTCATAGATTTGTCCGCCCCGCGTATGGATTTTACAGTATTCATTCTCGATAGCCCCCATCATGAACCCGCCTACGGAAGTCAATTTTAATCTTCCAGAGGATGTTACGGAACGTACCATGGCACCAAGCGTATCCACATGACCCGAAACTCCAATCGTTCTGGAGCCGGATTGGCCCGGAATCGTAATGATTCCGCATCCCTTATTAGTCAATACAAAGGTATAACCCAGATTCTCGGCTTCCTCCTGGACTGTTTTCATGATCTTTTGGCAGTAACCGCTTGGACTTGGGGTATTCAGCAGCTTACCGAGAATATCCAATATATAAGATTCATTCATTGAAAATGTCAAGGTAATCCTTCCTTTCTCGTTCCAACCGCAAGTTGCACAAAAAAAGCCACCCATCATAACATGAGGCGAATCTTAAAAAACTGCCTTATTCCTTTTTTGAGGATCCGCAAAAATTTTTCGCCTGCATTGCTGATTTATTACTTAATACACAAAAACAGTGCAGCCTCTCTCCTTTGGATACTACACTGTTTTCCTGTGTTTTTCAAACCTGAATCCAATTCTAATCTAATCCTTTCAAGGTGAAGCGGGTTTCTCAAGCATATTTCCAAACCCTTTGGGAGAAGCTCCACTCAGAAGAATGGTTATGCCGGATAGCTTATCCCTCATAGTCCACACAAACGGAAGGGCTGTCCAGTACTTCTCTCATATGGGCTAGAACGCCCTGATGAACAGGATGAGCCTGGTAAGCATTCATATCGGATAAGGACTTAAACTTTGTAACAAGCGCGAGATCATATGAGCGTTCGGAATGAACAATGTCCTTCCCTACTTCAATGTCCAGCAGTTCGGGAATACGTCCTTTCATATTTCTCAGTACTTCTGCTGTCCGTTCCACAGCTTCCGGACTGCGGTCTTTCAATTTGAAAAATACAATGTGAGTCAGCAGATTCAACACTCTCCTTCGGTTAAATTTACTTCACGGTTTGGGAGGACCATTGCTCTACATCCCAGACTTTGGTCACCCAGTCCTCGTAAAACTCCGGTTCGTGGCAAACCAGAACAACCGTCCCTTTGTATTGTTTCAACGCACGCCGCAATTCTTCCTTCGCCGCCACATCAAGATGGTTAGTCGGCTCGTCAAACAAAATCCAGTTGCTTTCATTCATTAGAAGCTTACACAGGCGGACTTTTGCCTGTTCTCCCCCGCTCAGCATGTTCATCTGCCGGGTGATGTGCTCGTTCTTAAGGCCGCAGCGGGCTAATGCTGCCCGAACCTCGTGCTGATTCATATGCGGAAATTCATCCCATACTTCGTCAATTGGTGTTCGGTTTCCCGCCTTGACTTCCTGTTCAAAATAGGCCGGATACAAAAAATCCCCTCTATAAACCGTGCCGCTATAAGGTTTGATTTTACCCAGCATCGTTTTTAGCAAAGTAGATTTACCTACCCCGTTACAGCCTACTACTGCAATCTTGTCCCCGCGTTCAATAGTGACATTCAATTTGGGAAGAAGTGGATAATCATATCCGATCTCCAGGTCCTTCGCCTCAAAGACACTCTTACCGCTGGCGCGTGATTCCTTGAATACGAAGATAGGTTTTGCCGCTGTTTCCGGACGATCGATTCGTTCAATCCGGTCCAGCTGTTTCTGCCTGCTCTTTGCCCGCCCGGAAGTGGAATATCGTGCTTTGTTACGCTGGATGAAGTCTTCCTGCTTCTTGATATATTCCTGCTGTTTTTCAAAAGCTTCAATATGCTGGTTTTTATTGATCTCAGCCATTTGCAGGAACTTCTCGTAGTTAGCTGAATAGCGTGTCAGCCTGGTGAATTCCAGATGGTAAATCACATTTACCACCTTGTTCATAAATTCGGTATCATGGGAAATCAAAATAAACGCATGCGGGTACTCTTTCAAATAATTGGTGAGCCAGGCGATATGCTCAACATCCAAATAGTTGGTAGGCTCATCCAGCAGCAGCACCTTCGGCTTTTGCAGCAGCAGCTTGGCAAGCAGCACCTTCGTACGCTGCCCGCCGCTTAATGCTTCTACATTTCGGTCAAGACCTATTGCATTCAGCCCGAGACCGTTGGCCATCTCTTCCACTTTCACATCAATCATATAGAAACCGCCGTTATCCAGCTGTTCCTGAATGTCCCCCATTTGTTCCAGCAATACTTCCAATTCTTCCGGAGAAGCATCTGCCATTTTATTCGTAATCTCTATCAATTCCCGTTCTTGTTCAAACAAAGGAAGAAAAGCATCCTTTAAAACATCCCGGATTGTTTTGCCTGGAGTCAGCCTGGTATGCTGGTCCAAATAGCCGTATTCCACTCTTGGTGTCCATTCGACCTTTCCCTGATCCTTCAGAAGCTGGCCTGTTAAAATGTTCATTAATGTGGATTTCCCCACTCCGTTGGCACCTACTAAACCTACGTGCTCACCCGCAAGCAGACGGAACGATACATTCTTGAATAAAACCCTGTCACCGAACGAATGGCTCAGGTCTTCAACCGTCAACAGACTCATGTCAGTTCAAATACCCCTTTATCCATAAATCAAGCTATCATAAGAATACATTATAGCATTGGAAGGAGGTACAGAAAACAGAAAAAATAAACATAATTTTCATTCCCGTTTTGAAAAGTAACCAAAGTGTTACCCCACATCAAACAAAAAAAATGTATTCCATTTGAAGGACCCGGATTTTGTCGCCTTCCTTCAGCGGGTAACTTTGATAAGGAATCAGGGGCTCTCCGTTCAGGAAGGTCCCGTTACTTGAACCTGTATCCTTGATCATGAATCGTTCTGCTTCCCTGGTGATTTCGAAATGGATGCGTGAGATTCCAGGCTGATCTTCCCGATAGTCCACCCCTTTTTCTCCCCTTCCGACCGTCAAGGAGTCCTTTTCCATAAAAATAACCGACCTTTGTCCATCTTTATAAACCTCTAAGAAAGGCGGCTTATCTGCAGGGCCTGCCATATGGGAGCCGGCTAAATGAAAAGGATTGGAGGCCGGCTGGAAGGGAACAGTAGCGTCATCCTTTGACGCGGTTAATAAAGTTGTCTTTTGACTTAGAAAGGCGTAATGTTCCTTCAGGGTTTGAGGCGGCAAATTACTTTCGCTCATGGCCGGTTCAGTTTCCTTCGCTTTTCTGGAGACAGATAACTTCATTTTTGAAAAAAAGTTTCTCCTCTCATCCTCTGTACTGTCTTGAACAGCATAACCCGTCGGACTCTGTACAATTTCCGGATGATTAGTGAATAATCCTTTCTCCGGCTTCCGGTTTCCCCATGGTTGCATCTCTGTTGGCCAGGCATCCCCTGCTTCATCGGGCTCCCGCTCGGCCAGCCAAAGCAATAAAGCATAGATGGCAGCGGGTAAAAATAAGGTCACGCCCCCGGCAATATACAATAGCGCCTCTTCCTGACGGTCCAGGTATATTTTCCAAAAAAGGATAATGATAACTGATGCTGCCGTATAAATAATAAAAACGGTTCTTTTAGAAAAATGAACGGAATCTTCCTCAAGGAGCTTATCTGCATCCTGCCAGGATATAGAGTCTTCACCAGGGTCCCGCTGCCCCCAGGGGTCTGGTATGGAATTACGCTCAATTTCCCGGTTATGGGAGACTGCGGCCTCTGCATAACTTTGTCCACTATCATCTCTTTCTTCCCCGTCCCCCGTTCCTCCGATCCATCTAAAGACAGGGGTGCCGTCTTCTTTGATTTGCGGGATAGATTTCTCCTCGCTCATTACCTGTTCGAAATCGGGGGATAACCTTCTTCCCCCCTGATTTTCTCCGCCTTTTAGTACATTAGGACTGTTTCCTGCCTGTTCAAGCAAATGTCCGGCCAACTCTTTGAATCCTTTTAAGTAAAAATCTTCCGCTGTACAGTAATGGAGCAATGGGGTAAAAAGGGAATGATTGTCAAGAATACATTTTTGCAGCAATGATTCAAGAAACAGCTGGATCTGGCGCTTCACCGGAACGGGTGAATGTTGCCTGACAGGCACATAGGTTAAAAACAATTCTTTGAATTGTTTACCTATAAACATAAACCGGTCTTCCAGCAAAAAAGACTCTTCCCTTAACATGTAATTGCCGCTCTCTATGAGGATGGATGTTAATCGGGAAAGAAATTCCAGCAATTCCTCTGCTTTTAAAGGCTCTGTCTTTAGCGTATGGGAAAGCATTCTTTTGGAAGTCACATCGTATACCAGCTTGGCAACTCCATCTGTCTCCTCCAGACGGAAAGGCAGCAGATGGGGAATGGTCTGCTTGTTCGCCATATACAGTTCCACTTGTATAACATCCTCTTTCTTCAATCCTGCTGTCTTGCTTAGAACCATAAAATGGCCCCGCTGTTGAATAAATTCATAATGCAGGCCGTACACCTTCCGGATCAAATCATCCCCTCCTTACAGCCATTTCAGCTCCACAAAAGCCGTTAAAATGCCCGGAAGCACCGCATACATGAAAGGAAACCGGATATGTAACATTTCTCCCCTAATTAAATAAGAGTAAATCTTAAAAACCCTTGATTTATAAGGGTTTTTCTTGTTCGTATCTGTTCTCATCCGAGTGAATTATGGTGAATCCGAGTAGATTTTGTCCCCAATTCGTCCCCAACGGGGACAAAATGATTGCCAGATGATTATTTCTAAAACGCAGTGTATAATATAGAGAACAAACGTTCCATCCGAAAGGAGCCGCCGCCATGCCCGCCGCAACACACGACGAACTAACGCTGATCAAAAAGTACCTCGTCCTCCCTCTCGTCATGTCCGTATTTGAGCGCGACGCAAAGACCTTGCGCGAGGTACTTAAAACACCCGATCCATATGTCGAAAGGATCAATCGGGGAATCGAATACATTAACGATGACCTAACAAAAGTCCGCAAGTATTTCCGGGCTAACGGAATAAAGGTTTATGACGTAGAGAGGTCGGCATCCGATCTTAGTTGCGGCTATACTTGTCGGGGATATACCGGGTCCATGCGTCTGCTCATGAGCCATCTGCGGAGCGAGGTCGAAGTCGAAATGCGGAAATATCTCGGAGAGGATATACAGGAGCTGCGAAAGGGACCGAGTAATATTGTGTAAAAAGCATGGGAATCTATGGATATTTGTGCTAATATAGTATATGTTCAAATGGATATATATGGAGGAGATGGAATTGAAGGAAGAAATAAAGGTTAACCGTTTCACTAAAAAACAAGCTGGGATCGTGGGGTTTGCTTTACTCTTTATAGTGATTGGTCTTGTCTTTTTTTACATAGGAAGGTCCAGCGCAAGCCACGAATTAAACGGCAAGGCCTTAACGATTGCGAACGTCCAAAAAGAAACCGAAGATGCAAACGCCAAACTTAAACAAGCATCAGATGAATACAAAAAGATCGAAGATAAGTTTAAAGGAGCACAGATCGTAATCGATCAAGCTAATACACGGAAAAGCGATGCGGATAGGTACCAGAAAGAAGCCGAAAAATACGAAAAGTTAGCCGGCGAAAAGAAAGCCGAATTAGACAAAATAGAGTCCGCGATTAAGGAGAAGAAAGATGCCCCTATCGTTTTACCCGCTGGCAAGTTAACCGGAGGTAAGGATATCCCGGCAGGTCGTTATAAGGTGACGAAAGCAGGCCGTGAGGGAAGTAATTTTATCGTAACGTCAGCGTCAGGGGAGCTTAAAGCTAATACCATAGTAGCCGGCGGTAACCACGGCGTCGCAGAGTACGTAACGAGTATCGATAACGGCGACACCTTAGACTGTCACGCATCGTTTAAGTTCACGCCGGTTGAGTGATGCATAGTAAAGCCCTTCGGGGCTTTTTATTTTGCACAAAAATAAGTATTGTCATAAGTATTTCCATAAGTATTGCCATAAGTACGTAGTTATGATACAATAGAATCAAGGTAAGGGAATAACTTACCAAACTGAGATCGCTGGCATAGCGCAGCGACAAGGAGGAAAAAACAATGAATATTGTTGAGATGTACCGAAAAGTAAAAGAGATTTATGAAGCAAATGTAAGAACTCCAGACAATTGGGAAACGGGTTACGAGTTCATCGGTCTTCGATTTGAAGACAAGGAACGTGAGATCGGCGAAATTTGCGAATGCAGCCGCCATAACGCCGATCGCGAGGA
This Paenibacillus larvae subsp. larvae DNA region includes the following protein-coding sequences:
- a CDS encoding DUF6382 domain-containing protein — encoded protein: MIRKVYGLHYEFIQQRGHFMVLSKTAGLKKEDVIQVELYMANKQTIPHLLPFRLEETDGVAKLVYDVTSKRMLSHTLKTEPLKAEELLEFLSRLTSILIESGNYMLREESFLLEDRFMFIGKQFKELFLTYVPVRQHSPVPVKRQIQLFLESLLQKCILDNHSLFTPLLHYCTAEDFYLKGFKELAGHLLEQAGNSPNVLKGGENQGGRRLSPDFEQVMSEEKSIPQIKEDGTPVFRWIGGTGDGEERDDSGQSYAEAAVSHNREIERNSIPDPWGQRDPGEDSISWQDADKLLEEDSVHFSKRTVFIIYTAASVIIILFWKIYLDRQEEALLYIAGGVTLFLPAAIYALLLWLAEREPDEAGDAWPTEMQPWGNRKPEKGLFTNHPEIVQSPTGYAVQDSTEDERRNFFSKMKLSVSRKAKETEPAMSESNLPPQTLKEHYAFLSQKTTLLTASKDDATVPFQPASNPFHLAGSHMAGPADKPPFLEVYKDGQRSVIFMEKDSLTVGRGEKGVDYREDQPGISRIHFEITREAERFMIKDTGSSNGTFLNGEPLIPYQSYPLKEGDKIRVLQMEYIFFV